Proteins encoded by one window of Cuniculiplasma divulgatum:
- a CDS encoding aminotransferase class I/II-fold pyridoxal phosphate-dependent enzyme, with amino-acid sequence MKLSSDDNFTHGDHFLRIKDKYPEITDFSANINHNSPEYLVGKKTGVLKHYPAGEEKLEELIGKLFDINPERIIATYGMTSLIHYVYQSHSGRNALLIEPIFSEHRRAAEVSGCRIARLSLGALIKNTEIIKNFSYDIISLNIPVNPTGEMLNSTEIEAIIRISTKKGATVFLDQAYIDFLSTERQKEFRKVTEEYPDVILGRSLTKVSGLPGIRLGFGVCSPETIKILKKIRGPWTIPEDYKLILEKWSEYQPDIINIERERENLVLELKKMKLKVLGRSEVNFLAFSLNEKIDPLFFETKLMEKGFLIRNLGDFYGFTGRDFRINIRGHDENMELIKAIRAVING; translated from the coding sequence ATGAAATTAAGTTCAGATGATAATTTTACACACGGTGATCATTTCCTGAGGATCAAGGATAAATATCCCGAAATAACAGATTTTTCAGCGAATATCAATCACAACAGTCCAGAATATCTTGTGGGTAAAAAGACGGGAGTTTTGAAACACTACCCTGCGGGTGAAGAAAAATTAGAGGAACTCATAGGGAAACTATTCGACATTAACCCTGAAAGAATTATTGCAACCTATGGAATGACATCTCTAATTCATTATGTATATCAATCACATTCAGGAAGGAACGCTCTGTTAATAGAACCAATTTTTTCAGAGCACAGAAGAGCAGCTGAGGTCAGTGGTTGTAGAATAGCAAGATTATCCTTAGGAGCATTGATTAAGAACACTGAAATTATAAAAAATTTTAGTTATGATATAATCTCATTGAATATACCTGTCAATCCTACAGGTGAAATGCTTAACTCCACAGAGATTGAAGCAATAATCCGGATTTCAACGAAGAAAGGTGCAACTGTCTTCTTAGATCAGGCATATATAGATTTTTTATCAACGGAAAGGCAAAAAGAATTTAGGAAAGTTACTGAAGAATATCCTGATGTAATATTAGGAAGGTCACTTACTAAAGTGAGTGGATTACCTGGAATTAGATTAGGATTTGGTGTTTGTTCACCCGAAACTATAAAAATTCTTAAGAAAATCAGGGGACCGTGGACTATTCCAGAGGATTACAAACTTATATTAGAAAAATGGTCTGAGTATCAGCCTGATATCATAAACATTGAAAGGGAAAGGGAAAATCTAGTATTAGAATTAAAGAAAATGAAACTAAAGGTACTGGGAAGGTCAGAGGTTAACTTTCTGGCTTTCAGTCTAAATGAAAAAATAGATCCTCTGTTTTTTGAAACAAAACTTATGGAAAAGGGATTCTTAATAAGGAATCTGGGTGACTTTTATGGCTTTACAGGGAGAGACTTTAGAATAAATATAAGAGGTCACGACGAAAATATGGAGTTAATTAAGGCAATACGGGCGGTAATAAATGGTTGA
- a CDS encoding cobyric acid synthase has product MVEGKLIHIMGTSSNAGKSTITMGICRILSDLGYRVSPFKAMNMSLNSISTVDGYEIARSQWLQAKASRIVPDWKVNPILLKPEGSGKSQVIFMGKSIGSRTIDDYGKILRDEARLAVKEALKSLLESYDVVVAEGSGSAAEINLYERDLANTWLTNEFKGTGILVTNIENGGSFSSLYGTKALAQYPDVLKYFIINNMRGEVDLLNSGIEKISSMTGMISMGVIPHMENTTLPGEDSLDYSNINGSKVGIIRYPYFENYSDIDPLIQMGLGKYITTPEQLDSVDSLLFPGSKNVYEDLNFVIKTGIGKKISEFLENGKKILGICGGYQMLSRSILDPDHVQLPVNELKGLGLLNTNFLYDSKKEIRDVKYHGSLGNLPLEGSAYFIHYGKEQSKNEENFVNTNVGPEGSISTDGKIIGTNLHGILENSNVFQWFTGINRSRSFEETLEDNIKSFSMNLSVNLKRELLMQIVNGT; this is encoded by the coding sequence ATGGTTGAGGGTAAGCTTATACACATTATGGGAACATCATCCAATGCTGGGAAAAGTACTATTACGATGGGGATTTGCAGAATTCTAAGTGATCTGGGATACAGAGTATCGCCATTCAAAGCAATGAACATGTCATTGAATTCTATATCCACTGTAGATGGTTATGAAATAGCAAGATCTCAATGGTTACAGGCAAAAGCCTCAAGAATAGTACCTGACTGGAAGGTTAACCCTATTCTACTTAAACCCGAGGGATCAGGAAAGTCCCAGGTAATTTTTATGGGAAAGTCCATCGGGAGCAGAACCATTGATGACTATGGAAAGATACTGAGGGATGAAGCAAGGTTAGCAGTAAAGGAGGCTTTAAAGTCTCTTCTTGAAAGCTATGATGTGGTTGTTGCAGAGGGATCTGGGTCAGCTGCGGAGATCAATCTCTATGAGAGGGATCTTGCGAATACATGGTTAACAAATGAATTCAAAGGTACTGGAATACTTGTTACCAACATTGAAAATGGTGGTTCATTCTCATCACTATACGGAACAAAGGCACTTGCTCAGTATCCCGACGTACTAAAATACTTCATCATAAACAACATGAGAGGTGAGGTGGATTTACTGAACAGTGGTATAGAAAAGATAAGTTCTATGACAGGGATGATCAGCATGGGAGTAATTCCCCATATGGAAAACACTACATTACCTGGAGAAGATTCTCTTGATTACAGCAATATAAACGGATCAAAGGTTGGCATTATAAGATATCCATATTTTGAGAATTACAGTGACATTGATCCACTTATACAGATGGGGCTTGGTAAATATATAACCACTCCGGAACAGCTTGATAGTGTAGATTCTCTTCTGTTTCCAGGTTCAAAGAATGTTTATGAAGATCTTAATTTTGTAATCAAAACAGGAATCGGGAAGAAGATAAGCGAATTTCTAGAGAATGGGAAGAAAATACTGGGAATCTGCGGAGGATACCAGATGCTGTCAAGATCTATACTGGATCCAGATCATGTTCAGCTACCTGTGAATGAGCTTAAAGGTCTTGGTTTACTAAATACCAATTTCCTATATGATTCTAAAAAGGAGATTAGGGATGTTAAGTATCACGGTTCTCTTGGAAACCTGCCCTTAGAAGGATCTGCCTATTTCATCCATTATGGAAAGGAACAGAGTAAAAATGAGGAAAACTTTGTCAATACAAACGTTGGTCCAGAAGGTTCTATAAGCACAGACGGAAAAATTATTGGAACCAATCTTCATGGGATCCTTGAAAATTCCAATGTTTTTCAGTGGTTTACAGGGATAAATAGAAGTAGAAGTTTCGAAGAAACCCTGGAAGATAATATCAAATCATTCTCCATGAATCTATCCGTAAATTTAAAAAGAGAACTGTTAATGCAGATCGTAAATGGAACCTGA